CCCCCACCACTGCGGTACACTCCCCATCGTTACCACCCAGTTGCCCAGAATGGCGGCAAAATAGGAATCATCCAGGCGTAACGCTTTATCATCTTCCGGGTCCAACGCACCGGTAACTGACAACTTGTAGGCAAACCGCTGACCGACATAATCATGCGATGCAGTAAGTTCGCCTTTTTCCCGGTAGTCAGAGCCGAAATGCTGAAAACGAGCACTATCAGTTGCCAGCGAAGCTTTGATTTTGCTGTTGCCTTCATTACTGATGGCCTGCTGGTAATAATAATTAACGCGCGCATACGCCTGTTGCTGCGCAGCGGTGAGTTTCTCGGGTTCAACTTTGGCCAAATCAGCCCCAATACCGGCCCACATCAGCGGATAGGTATTCACCGGCACGGTAATCACCCCGGCATCAGCCAGCGACTGAATGTCGGCACGCAGGTAAACATCACTGGTGTCGACCCAAGGCGCGGCGCTCACCAAGGCGCTGCACAGTAACGCGCAAACGCCCAATATTGATTTAAACCACTTATGTTGCATCAATTACTTCCTTGTTTTTTAAATACTTGCACCAGTGCTTTCGCGACTTCAGGATGGACAAACTGGCTGATATCGCCGCCATGTAGCGCCACCTCTTTCACCAATGTCGATGAGATAAAAGAGTTTTCTTCGGATGGTGTTAGAAACACACTCTCCAATCCTGGGAAAAGGCGTCGATTCATGCTGGCCAGCTGAAACTCATATTCAAAGTCAGACACTGCCCGTAACCCGCGCACCAACACGCTCGCCTGTTGCTGTTTGGCAAAATCCACCAGCAATCCACTAAATCCCACCACTTCAACGTTGGGCAGATGCGCCGTCACGGTTTGCAACATATCAACGCGTTGTTGCAGCGAAAATCGTGGCTGTTTCGAGGGATTAGCAGCAACCGCAATGACGAGTGACGGGAACAACGCTGCCGCGCGCTCGATCAGATCGGTATGACCATTGGTGACGGGATCAAACGTTCCGGGATAGATGGCTCTGGTATGCATTGCTCCTCCACTGCACCGAAGATAAATCTCGCGATAACGTTCTGTATCGCTGTTGGTTTATCCGTTCTTTGGTGCGCTATTCTGCCACAACTGTTAGTCTCATGCACAACCATCCGCTGTAGGATGGTTAACAGTTATTCGTCCGCAATGAGCGCCAGATACTGCTGTACTATGGTGTCCAATGTCACCTTGGAGAGGATCTCCGCATCGGTCACATCTGGCTTGCTATCAAGCAATTGATCCAGCTTTTTCGCTAATGCCACCGGATCTCGCCGGGGTACCAGCCATTGCGCCAGATTGCCCGTCAAAATTTCTGTTGGTCCGTGAGGACAGGCAGTGCTAATGGCCGGAGTTCCCAAGGCAAGGGCTTCCAGCAGTACATTGCCAAATCCTTCATAATCAGAACTCAGCACCAAAGCGCGGGCATGCTTGATCCACGGAAACGGATTTTGTTGGAAGCCCGCGACAATCACTCGC
This portion of the Shewanella yunxiaonensis genome encodes:
- the coaD gene encoding pantetheine-phosphate adenylyltransferase, giving the protein MHTRAIYPGTFDPVTNGHTDLIERAAALFPSLVIAVAANPSKQPRFSLQQRVDMLQTVTAHLPNVEVVGFSGLLVDFAKQQQASVLVRGLRAVSDFEYEFQLASMNRRLFPGLESVFLTPSEENSFISSTLVKEVALHGGDISQFVHPEVAKALVQVFKKQGSN